A section of the Gloeobacter violaceus PCC 7421 genome encodes:
- a CDS encoding cytochrome b: MAATKRAARNWLWVVHWVMAISFVILFASGMIMTELPREVAYRPSFYAFHKSMGVLILFLLTARILVMIRTLGPARSKNWLPVVALHTALYTFMVVVPLSGYFYSNTAGREVAMFGIPMPTLFGENKALADAAGEAHGWLAYVFASFVAVHLIAQRRHLAGVWKRFGQRSSADA, from the coding sequence ATGGCGGCGACCAAAAGAGCGGCGCGCAACTGGCTCTGGGTAGTGCACTGGGTGATGGCCATCTCATTTGTGATTTTGTTTGCAAGCGGGATGATCATGACGGAACTGCCTCGGGAAGTGGCTTACCGGCCTTCTTTCTACGCTTTTCACAAATCGATGGGCGTGCTCATCTTGTTTTTGCTGACTGCTCGCATCCTGGTGATGATCCGCACCCTGGGTCCGGCCCGGTCCAAGAACTGGCTGCCGGTGGTGGCCCTGCACACCGCTTTGTACACGTTCATGGTGGTGGTGCCTTTGAGCGGCTATTTCTACTCGAACACCGCCGGCCGGGAGGTGGCGATGTTCGGTATCCCGATGCCGACGCTGTTTGGTGAGAATAAGGCCCTGGCGGATGCGGCCGGGGAGGCGCACGGGTGGCTGGCCTACGTCTTTGCAAGCTTTGTGGCCGTGCATCTGATCGCACAGCGCAGACATCTGGCGGGGGTCTGGAAGCGTTTTGGGCAACGCAGTAGTGCAGACGCCTGA
- a CDS encoding HEAT repeat domain-containing protein: MTLITPDTSLTVEEAVEQLRGEDLSQRYYAAWYLGYLEDPRAVEALVAALADESDRTEMGGYPLRRKAAESLGRIGEARAVPSLVEILGCEDYYVREAAAWSLARIGDALAVEPLVALLGQGGSQPYEAIIEALGDLRVHRAVPLIQPFLQERSERIRYAAARSLFQLTGEVALIDILLGGLASADSHIRRAALFDLADTGYLPAAVKIVHADVTATLKLLALKQLADVQTTDAAAADVLPFIDSIL; this comes from the coding sequence ATGACCCTCATCACACCGGACACCAGTCTGACGGTCGAGGAGGCCGTCGAGCAGTTGCGTGGAGAGGATCTCAGCCAGCGCTACTACGCGGCCTGGTACCTGGGCTATCTCGAGGACCCGCGCGCGGTGGAGGCGCTCGTCGCCGCCCTCGCCGACGAATCGGACCGCACAGAAATGGGCGGCTATCCGCTTAGACGCAAGGCGGCAGAATCGCTGGGCCGCATCGGCGAGGCGCGGGCGGTGCCAAGCCTGGTCGAGATACTTGGGTGCGAGGATTACTACGTGCGCGAAGCCGCCGCCTGGTCTCTGGCGCGCATCGGGGACGCGCTGGCGGTGGAGCCGCTGGTGGCGTTGCTCGGCCAGGGGGGTTCTCAGCCCTACGAAGCGATCATCGAAGCGCTCGGGGATCTGCGCGTCCACCGGGCGGTGCCGCTCATCCAGCCTTTTTTGCAGGAGCGCTCCGAGCGCATACGCTACGCCGCCGCCCGTTCGTTGTTTCAACTGACCGGGGAAGTGGCGCTGATTGACATTCTGCTCGGGGGACTGGCAAGCGCCGATTCGCACATCCGCCGGGCAGCCCTGTTTGATCTGGCCGACACCGGTTATCTGCCCGCCGCCGTCAAGATTGTGCACGCCGATGTGACGGCGACGTTGAAGCTGCTCGCCCTCAAGCAACTGGCGGACGTGCAGACCACCGACGCAGCGGCTGCTGACGTCCTGCCCTTTATCGATTCGATTCTGTAA
- a CDS encoding phycobilisome rod-core linker polypeptide, which translates to MSTVMTGAVGAGDLGLYLSSNSAPDEVEIVIRAVYKQVLGNPHLMESERLVRDESKLKNSEISVREFVRTVAKSELYRSRFFETCGPYRFIELNFKHLLGRAPLDQTEISVHVRLCVEQGYDAEIDSYLDSDEYQDAFGEDTVPFPRGSLSQVGQKQVGFNRMSFLLRGPAEADKGVKEAQLLYSVATNSSTRVQPPLRPGNTAKSFRIVVSGAKYTGRLRRSTVEYLVPANHMTAQIQRINRTSGTIVSITEVV; encoded by the coding sequence ATGAGTACAGTGATGACCGGGGCAGTGGGTGCGGGCGATCTGGGCCTGTACCTTTCTTCGAACAGCGCCCCCGACGAAGTGGAGATCGTCATCCGGGCAGTTTACAAGCAGGTGCTCGGCAACCCGCACCTGATGGAGAGCGAACGGCTGGTACGCGACGAATCGAAGCTCAAAAACAGCGAAATCTCGGTGCGCGAATTCGTGCGCACGGTGGCCAAATCCGAGCTGTACCGCTCACGCTTCTTTGAGACCTGCGGCCCCTACCGATTTATCGAACTGAACTTCAAACACCTGTTGGGCCGCGCCCCGCTCGATCAAACCGAGATCTCGGTGCACGTGCGCCTGTGCGTCGAGCAGGGCTACGACGCGGAAATTGATTCGTACCTCGATTCTGACGAGTACCAGGACGCTTTTGGCGAGGATACCGTGCCGTTCCCGCGCGGATCGCTCAGCCAGGTAGGCCAGAAGCAAGTGGGCTTCAACCGCATGTCCTTCCTGCTGCGCGGCCCGGCCGAAGCCGACAAGGGCGTCAAAGAGGCGCAATTGCTCTACTCGGTCGCCACCAACAGCTCGACCCGCGTGCAGCCGCCTTTGCGCCCCGGCAACACAGCCAAATCGTTCCGCATCGTCGTCTCGGGCGCCAAATACACCGGTCGCCTGCGCAGAAGCACCGTCGAATATCTGGTCCCCGCCAACCACATGACAGCCCAGATCCAGCGGATCAACCGGACGAGCGGCACCATCGTCAGCATCACCGAAGTTGTCTAG
- a CDS encoding phycobilisome rod-core linker polypeptide, giving the protein MSTVLDDQSKAYAPGSANGPTAGLEPFVRMSRMIRSGVPEDREEPDELWLSMVRDIFGRGYMDRLSQTRAIDYSAFVRPADQATADGAAQTKLGITAIAPDQGVELRPNFTEADVITVIRAAYKQLFGNTYILESERVIQAESLLRNGSISVREFIRILAKSDLYKERFFRCTSNNRFIELNLKHLLGRAPYNQGEIAEHLDRYCQSGYDAEIDSYIDSDEYRRVFGENTVPYFRGFKYQVGQSAAAFERMRALYSGDAGSDTDRNQNGQRTELTSGLADPAQPVRARTDYALTRVDIPGGNGAAGRLAALDESLGSWLDAARDLISQNDYSQKAIEVEPKRVAPYAQYLTPAVEATPDAAAQTKLGITAVAPDQAVELRPNFGEAEVQAVIRAAYKQIFGNTYILEADRVVIAESLLRNGSISVREFVRLLAKSDLYRDRFFRTASNNRFIELNFKHFLGRAPYSQAEIGEHFNRYHKSGYDAEIDSYIDSDEYRRVFGENTVPYFRGFKYQVGQAARGFDQMQQLFAGDAGSDTDRGIGAQPAAKLTFPLSRPLGVTSAYFPSSQGGAATSDGLEMFTRMARELTVTPVSARRTTSPTAPTAPAMPLAGYYSRPAPRATADGDAQTKLGITAVAPAQAVELRPNFGETELQAVIRATYKQLFGNTYILEADRVVQAESLLRNGSINVREFVRLLAKSELYKERFFHCTSNNRFIELTFKHLLGRAPYNQSEFVEHLDRYQKSGYDAEIDSYIDSDEYRRVFGENTVPYFRGFKYQTGQAAGVFERTLKLYGGDADSDTNRNRQGQLRQVDPQELLRSGRGIV; this is encoded by the coding sequence ATGTCAACTGTCCTTGATGACCAATCCAAGGCCTACGCCCCCGGTTCCGCGAACGGACCGACCGCCGGGCTGGAACCCTTCGTGCGCATGTCGCGGATGATCCGCTCCGGGGTGCCGGAGGATCGCGAGGAGCCCGACGAACTGTGGCTTTCGATGGTGCGCGATATCTTCGGCCGCGGTTACATGGACCGGCTGAGCCAGACGCGCGCTATCGACTACAGTGCGTTTGTGCGCCCCGCCGATCAGGCGACCGCCGACGGGGCCGCCCAGACCAAATTGGGGATCACCGCGATTGCCCCGGATCAAGGCGTCGAGTTGCGCCCGAATTTTACCGAAGCCGATGTGATAACGGTAATCCGCGCCGCCTACAAACAGCTTTTCGGCAATACCTACATTCTCGAGTCCGAGCGGGTCATCCAGGCAGAGTCGCTGTTGCGCAACGGCTCGATTAGCGTTCGCGAATTTATCCGGATCCTGGCCAAGTCGGATCTGTACAAGGAGCGCTTCTTCCGCTGCACGTCAAACAACCGCTTCATCGAGCTGAACCTCAAGCATCTGTTGGGCCGCGCTCCCTACAACCAGGGCGAAATCGCCGAGCACCTCGATCGCTACTGCCAGTCGGGCTATGACGCAGAAATCGATTCTTACATCGACTCCGACGAGTACCGGCGGGTGTTTGGCGAAAATACCGTGCCTTACTTCCGCGGCTTCAAGTACCAGGTCGGTCAGTCCGCCGCCGCCTTCGAGCGCATGCGCGCCCTCTACAGCGGCGATGCCGGCAGCGACACCGACCGCAACCAGAACGGCCAGCGCACCGAACTGACCTCCGGGCTCGCCGATCCGGCTCAGCCCGTGCGCGCGCGCACGGACTACGCCCTCACCCGCGTCGATATTCCGGGGGGTAACGGTGCGGCCGGTAGGCTCGCTGCTCTCGACGAGAGCCTGGGCAGTTGGCTCGATGCCGCCCGCGACCTGATTTCCCAGAACGACTACAGCCAGAAGGCGATCGAAGTCGAGCCGAAGCGGGTGGCACCCTACGCGCAGTATCTGACCCCCGCCGTCGAAGCCACCCCTGACGCCGCCGCCCAGACGAAGCTCGGCATTACCGCCGTCGCTCCCGACCAGGCGGTCGAGTTGCGCCCCAACTTCGGCGAAGCCGAGGTGCAGGCAGTGATCCGCGCCGCCTACAAGCAGATCTTCGGCAACACCTATATCCTCGAAGCGGACCGGGTGGTGATTGCAGAATCGCTGTTGCGCAACGGTTCGATTAGTGTCCGTGAGTTCGTGCGATTGCTGGCCAAGTCGGATCTGTACAGGGACCGTTTCTTCCGCACCGCCTCCAACAACCGCTTCATCGAACTGAACTTCAAACATTTCCTGGGCCGCGCTCCCTACAGCCAGGCGGAAATCGGCGAACACTTCAACCGCTATCACAAGTCGGGTTACGACGCGGAGATCGATTCTTACATCGACTCCGACGAGTACCGGCGGGTGTTTGGCGAAAATACCGTGCCTTACTTCCGCGGCTTCAAGTACCAGGTCGGCCAAGCCGCCCGGGGCTTCGACCAGATGCAGCAGCTGTTTGCCGGGGATGCCGGCAGCGACACCGACCGGGGTATCGGCGCCCAACCTGCCGCCAAGCTCACGTTTCCCCTCTCGCGGCCGCTCGGGGTGACCTCGGCCTACTTCCCGTCCTCCCAGGGCGGGGCTGCCACCAGCGACGGATTGGAGATGTTCACCCGCATGGCCCGGGAGTTGACCGTCACCCCCGTCTCTGCCCGCAGGACGACGTCCCCCACCGCCCCCACCGCCCCGGCGATGCCGCTGGCGGGCTACTACAGCCGTCCCGCCCCCCGGGCGACCGCCGACGGGGACGCCCAGACGAAGCTCGGCATCACGGCGGTGGCCCCCGCCCAGGCGGTGGAGTTGCGCCCCAATTTCGGCGAGACCGAGTTGCAGGCAGTGATCCGCGCCACCTACAAGCAACTGTTCGGCAACACCTACATCCTCGAAGCCGATCGGGTGGTGCAGGCAGAATCGCTCTTGCGCAACGGTTCGATCAACGTGCGCGAATTTGTGCGGTTACTGGCCAAGTCCGAACTGTACAAGGAGCGCTTCTTCCACTGCACCTCCAACAACCGCTTCATCGAACTCACCTTCAAGCACCTGTTGGGCCGCGCCCCCTACAACCAGTCGGAGTTTGTCGAGCACCTCGACCGCTACCAGAAATCCGGCTACGACGCGGAGATCGATTCTTACATCGACAGTGATGAGTACCGGCGGGTGTTTGGCGAAAATACCGTGCCCTACTTCCGCGGCTTCAAGTACCAGACCGGTCAGGCCGCCGGGGTCTTCGAGCGCACCCTCAAGCTCTACGGCGGCGATGCCGACAGCGATACCAATCGCAATCGGCAGGGCCAGCTGCGCCAGGTAGACCCCCAGGAACTGCTGCGCTCAGGTCGCGGTATCGTATAG
- a CDS encoding HEAT repeat domain-containing protein yields the protein MSTTEDTAVERALVEFARAGAPAELLAIVRTIAAAGDPRGTEPLIRALTFNDAAFHDLAIDGLTAIGEPAVEPLLASLDGMDYGARYRALRALVAIGDPRARPAYEYWLGADIIPGVRCICVKGLARFPDTEPLLLKALEDKVWVVRYYAIQMLFERGLTPFTHAALEALATDPERVVRLKLAQIFAQVSAGS from the coding sequence ATGAGCACCACCGAGGACACGGCCGTCGAACGCGCCCTTGTCGAATTTGCCCGCGCGGGCGCCCCGGCCGAATTGCTCGCCATCGTGCGCACGATCGCCGCCGCGGGCGATCCGCGCGGCACCGAGCCCCTGATCCGGGCGTTGACGTTCAACGACGCTGCCTTCCACGACCTCGCCATCGACGGGCTGACGGCCATCGGCGAACCGGCTGTGGAGCCGCTGCTGGCCAGCCTGGACGGCATGGATTACGGGGCGCGCTACCGGGCATTGCGCGCCCTGGTGGCAATTGGCGATCCGCGCGCCCGGCCGGCTTATGAGTACTGGCTGGGGGCCGACATCATCCCCGGCGTGCGCTGCATCTGCGTGAAGGGTCTTGCCCGTTTCCCCGACACCGAGCCGCTGCTCCTGAAAGCCCTCGAAGACAAAGTCTGGGTAGTGCGCTACTACGCCATCCAGATGCTCTTCGAGCGGGGGCTCACCCCGTTCACCCATGCCGCCCTGGAAGCACTGGCAACCGACCCGGAGCGGGTGGTGCGTTTGAAGCTCGCCCAGATCTTCGCCCAGGTGAGTGCCGGAAGCTGA
- a CDS encoding phycobilisome rod-core linker polypeptide — protein MSLWATEQATIELLPNATEDDLQTVVRAVYKQVLGNEHLMESERLTTAESLLRNGDITVRQFVSLVAKSDLYQSLFFETTSQYRFIELNFKHLLGRAPVDQTEISAHVQIYNQDGYEAEIDSYIDSDEYIENFGDSVVPYPRAVRTQVGLKNVGFNRMFALMRGAASSDGDNRARLITSLAANMSPPIKAPARSGAGSYSNTAKRFRITVAKSNVGPRVRYSNIEYVVSYDKMTQQVQNIHKAGGRIVAISEVA, from the coding sequence ATGTCCCTTTGGGCCACCGAACAAGCCACCATCGAACTACTGCCGAACGCCACCGAAGACGACCTGCAGACCGTCGTGCGTGCGGTTTACAAACAAGTGCTGGGCAACGAACACCTGATGGAAAGCGAGCGGCTCACCACGGCCGAATCGCTGCTGCGCAACGGCGACATCACGGTGCGCCAGTTTGTGAGCCTGGTCGCCAAATCCGACCTCTACCAATCGCTGTTTTTTGAAACCACTTCCCAGTACCGCTTTATCGAACTGAACTTCAAACACCTCCTGGGCCGCGCCCCGGTCGATCAAACCGAGATTTCCGCCCATGTGCAAATTTACAACCAGGACGGCTACGAAGCGGAGATCGACAGCTACATCGACAGCGACGAATACATCGAAAATTTTGGCGACAGCGTCGTGCCCTATCCGCGGGCGGTGCGTACCCAGGTGGGTCTCAAGAACGTCGGCTTCAACCGCATGTTCGCCCTGATGCGCGGTGCCGCGAGCAGCGACGGCGACAACCGCGCACGGCTGATTACTTCGCTTGCGGCCAACATGTCCCCGCCCATCAAAGCGCCCGCCCGCAGTGGGGCCGGTTCCTACAGCAACACCGCCAAGCGCTTCCGCATCACCGTGGCCAAGTCGAACGTCGGCCCGCGCGTGCGCTACAGCAACATCGAGTACGTGGTCAGCTACGACAAGATGACCCAGCAGGTGCAGAATATTCACAAGGCCGGCGGCCGGATCGTCGCCATCAGCGAAGTTGCCTGA
- a CDS encoding phycobilisome linker polypeptide, with product MYNNVTANTEWGRKVFKITVAQFPDADGLDTDNLSQSNYFVTVPLARLLPEMQLIKNKGGKVLSVEPVVS from the coding sequence ATGTACAACAACGTCACAGCCAACACCGAGTGGGGACGCAAGGTCTTCAAGATCACCGTCGCCCAGTTCCCCGACGCCGACGGGCTCGACACCGACAACCTCAGCCAGAGCAATTACTTTGTGACCGTGCCCCTCGCCCGGTTGCTGCCCGAGATGCAGCTGATTAAAAACAAAGGCGGCAAGGTGCTCTCGGTCGAACCGGTGGTCTCCTAA
- a CDS encoding phycobilisome linker polypeptide — translation MSGMVTTGVAALSDYDNRTVVIEVTGMRQDRMRRSNTTFKVPHARMSQTMQLINRMGGKVVGVTLPGGNGGEAETP, via the coding sequence ATGTCAGGCATGGTTACCACCGGTGTCGCCGCATTGAGCGACTACGACAACCGCACCGTGGTCATCGAGGTGACCGGGATGCGCCAGGACCGCATGCGCCGCAGCAACACGACTTTTAAGGTCCCCCACGCGCGCATGTCCCAGACGATGCAGCTCATCAACCGCATGGGCGGCAAAGTCGTGGGGGTCACCTTGCCGGGCGGCAACGGCGGCGAGGCTGAGACCCCCTAG
- a CDS encoding ABC transporter permease, whose amino-acid sequence MVRPSRSTRSPHKGSEEIQLEPLAARALQHLYRLLLVLYPAEFRREYGEAQVQMFLDSLHSEYRERGMPGAVRLSLEMMMDGIWAALAEQSSVLRQDVRYAWQMMRRSPGLTLAAIVTLALGIGANTAVFSVVHAILLRPFPFDQPERLVMIDSKLDGQEGYTVSYPDYLDYRAGSRGLAASALYVRIGQTLTEPGKAPEQLSALVSSASFLDVLGVKPALGRNFLPEEDIAGNRSIILGHALWQKRFGGDLAIVGKSLILDGRPHTVVGVMSEEFTFSRGEKLYTSLGSWITPGRDPRLGLSDPWDRNNHLGLVMVARLAPGVAPLQVEAELAARAAQLERQYPDSNRGVSAYITALEEFYQGEARPTLRILMGAVVFVLLIAVANVANLQIARAAARRREIAIRLALGAGRGRIVRQLLTENLVLATAGGLAGLLLAWAALPWMTNLLSGTMFRADRVSIDPMVLLFTFAIALGSGVLFGLVPAWTASRSRLAEVLKESGRATAGLGRRRLRGALIVAEVGLALVLLSGAGLMVQSFFNLRGVPLGFETDGVLTGSFVLPERHYPNGDAQRRFVRDLIEGVRALPGVRTAAVTVVAPLSRFQSQTKFKIFGRPLREEPMADYLGGSPDLFRALAIPLVAGRYFNELDKPASSQVIIINDVMAERYFAGRSPLGQKLSIEGYDGWLTIVGVVGSIRQNDLREQPHPQIYRPYAQDPWPYLSVLLKSDRDPQGLAGELRRTIQAIDPDQPVTSVRPLSAAVDDAVRRPLLTASLFAVFAVIALVNAAVGIYGVLSQAVTERTGEIGVRMALGATAGDITRMILRQGGTLVAIGLAVGLAASVALGGLLGSLVFGLSATDLPTLGAIALLLGSVALLACYLPAHRATRVDPMVALRHE is encoded by the coding sequence ATGGTTCGCCCTTCGCGTTCGACCCGTTCGCCGCACAAAGGTTCGGAGGAAATCCAACTTGAACCGCTTGCGGCGCGGGCCTTGCAGCACCTGTACCGGCTGCTGCTGGTGCTGTATCCGGCGGAGTTTCGCCGGGAGTATGGGGAGGCGCAGGTGCAGATGTTCCTTGACAGCCTGCACTCGGAGTACCGCGAGCGGGGGATGCCGGGGGCTGTAAGGTTGTCGTTGGAGATGATGATGGATGGAATTTGGGCCGCCCTAGCCGAGCAATCGAGCGTGCTGCGGCAGGACGTGCGCTACGCGTGGCAGATGATGCGCCGCAGCCCCGGCCTGACGTTGGCGGCAATTGTCACTTTGGCGTTGGGAATCGGGGCCAACACGGCGGTCTTCAGCGTCGTGCACGCCATCTTGCTGCGACCTTTTCCCTTTGATCAGCCGGAGCGGCTGGTGATGATCGATTCGAAGCTGGATGGTCAGGAGGGGTACACGGTGAGCTATCCGGACTACCTCGACTACCGCGCGGGCAGCCGCGGCCTCGCCGCCAGCGCTCTTTACGTGCGGATCGGCCAGACGCTCACCGAGCCCGGCAAAGCGCCGGAGCAGCTGTCGGCCCTGGTGAGCAGCGCCTCGTTTCTGGACGTGCTGGGGGTCAAACCGGCCCTGGGCCGCAATTTTCTGCCCGAGGAGGACATCGCCGGCAACCGCAGCATCATTTTGGGCCACGCACTGTGGCAGAAGCGCTTCGGGGGCGATCTGGCCATCGTCGGCAAAAGCCTCATCCTGGATGGTCGGCCCCACACCGTGGTCGGGGTAATGTCCGAGGAGTTTACTTTTTCCCGTGGCGAAAAGCTCTACACCTCCCTGGGTTCGTGGATCACGCCGGGCCGCGATCCCAGGTTGGGATTGTCGGATCCGTGGGATCGCAACAATCACCTCGGGCTGGTGATGGTGGCCCGCCTCGCGCCGGGGGTCGCCCCGCTGCAGGTCGAGGCCGAACTGGCCGCCCGCGCCGCCCAGCTGGAGCGTCAGTACCCCGACAGCAACCGCGGCGTGAGCGCCTATATCACTGCGCTGGAGGAGTTCTACCAGGGCGAGGCGAGGCCGACGTTGCGGATATTGATGGGGGCGGTCGTCTTCGTGCTGCTGATTGCCGTGGCGAATGTCGCCAATTTGCAGATCGCCCGCGCCGCCGCCCGCCGCCGCGAAATCGCCATTCGCCTCGCTTTGGGAGCCGGTCGGGGGCGGATTGTGCGGCAGTTGCTCACCGAGAATCTGGTGCTTGCCACAGCCGGTGGGCTTGCGGGATTGCTGCTTGCCTGGGCGGCGCTGCCCTGGATGACCAACCTGCTGTCGGGGACGATGTTTCGGGCAGACCGCGTCTCGATCGATCCGATGGTGCTGCTGTTTACCTTCGCCATTGCCCTGGGATCCGGAGTCCTCTTCGGGCTGGTTCCCGCCTGGACCGCCTCGCGCTCCCGGCTGGCGGAGGTGCTCAAAGAGAGCGGCCGCGCGACCGCCGGGCTTGGCCGCCGCCGGTTGCGCGGGGCGCTGATTGTCGCTGAAGTCGGTCTGGCGCTGGTGCTGCTCAGTGGGGCGGGCTTGATGGTGCAGAGTTTTTTCAACCTGCGCGGCGTCCCTCTTGGTTTTGAGACCGACGGGGTGCTCACAGGTAGCTTCGTGCTGCCCGAGCGGCATTACCCGAACGGCGACGCCCAGCGCCGCTTCGTGCGCGATCTCATCGAAGGGGTGCGCGCTTTACCTGGGGTGCGCACGGCCGCCGTCACCGTGGTCGCGCCTTTATCCAGATTCCAGAGTCAAACAAAATTCAAAATTTTCGGCCGCCCGCTGCGCGAGGAGCCAATGGCCGACTATCTGGGGGGCAGCCCGGATCTGTTTCGGGCTCTCGCTATTCCGCTGGTGGCCGGGCGCTACTTCAACGAGCTGGATAAGCCGGCATCTTCCCAGGTGATCATCATCAACGACGTGATGGCTGAGCGCTACTTTGCAGGCCGCTCGCCCCTCGGGCAGAAGCTATCTATTGAGGGCTACGACGGCTGGCTCACAATCGTGGGGGTGGTGGGCTCCATCCGCCAGAACGATCTGCGCGAGCAGCCCCACCCCCAGATCTACCGCCCCTACGCCCAGGATCCGTGGCCTTACCTCTCGGTCCTCCTCAAAAGCGATCGCGATCCGCAGGGCCTGGCAGGCGAGTTGCGGCGCACGATCCAGGCCATCGACCCGGACCAGCCGGTGACCAGCGTGCGCCCGCTTTCTGCAGCCGTTGACGACGCCGTGCGCCGTCCTCTGCTGACTGCCAGCCTGTTTGCGGTATTCGCCGTGATTGCCCTGGTCAATGCTGCCGTCGGCATCTACGGGGTGCTCAGCCAGGCGGTCACCGAGCGCACCGGCGAAATCGGCGTGCGCATGGCCCTGGGAGCCACCGCCGGGGACATCACCCGGATGATCTTGCGGCAGGGCGGTACCCTGGTGGCCATTGGCCTGGCGGTAGGTCTTGCCGCTTCTGTTGCCCTGGGCGGCCTGCTGGGCAGCCTCGTCTTCGGCCTGAGCGCCACCGACCTGCCCACCCTGGGCGCTATCGCCCTACTGTTGGGATCGGTGGCGCTGTTGGCCTGCTACCTGCCCGCCCACCGCGCTACCCGCGTCGATCCGATGGTGGCGCTGCGCCACGAATAG
- a CDS encoding phycobilisome linker polypeptide — protein sequence MAIGPASELGISLFEDTDPVELKPGRSVEEVETVIRAVYRQVLGNAYVMESERLVVPESQLKLGEISVREFVREVAKSEFYRKRFFDAVPRYRAIELNFKHLLGRAPNSYAEMAEHSKILDAGGHDAEIDSYLDCDEYQDAYGELTVPFYRGYRSQPGQTMVEFTHMFKLLRGAATSDKASLPDLATPRLNRLIIQGTAVPVLTINTLPTSEKTQYNVLTGNSEWASKVLRITVGQAPVPTDGLDTYDPSDSSYSVVVPLNRMLTEMQNIKRKGGRILNITSIVA from the coding sequence ATGGCCATCGGTCCGGCATCAGAGCTCGGTATCAGCCTGTTTGAAGACACAGATCCAGTTGAGTTGAAACCTGGGCGCTCCGTTGAAGAAGTGGAAACGGTGATTCGGGCGGTTTATCGACAGGTTTTGGGCAACGCGTATGTGATGGAGAGTGAGCGGCTGGTCGTTCCCGAGTCGCAGCTGAAGCTCGGGGAGATTAGCGTGCGCGAATTTGTACGCGAAGTCGCCAAGTCCGAATTTTACCGCAAGCGTTTCTTCGACGCTGTTCCTCGCTACCGCGCCATCGAGCTGAACTTCAAGCACCTGTTGGGCCGCGCTCCCAACAGTTATGCCGAGATGGCCGAGCACAGCAAGATCCTCGATGCCGGTGGCCACGACGCCGAGATCGATTCGTATCTTGATTGCGACGAATACCAGGACGCCTACGGCGAATTGACGGTGCCTTTTTATCGGGGCTACCGCAGCCAGCCGGGCCAGACGATGGTCGAATTCACCCACATGTTCAAGTTGCTGCGCGGCGCTGCCACCAGCGATAAAGCGAGCCTGCCGGATCTGGCCACTCCGCGGCTCAATCGCCTGATCATCCAGGGAACGGCGGTGCCGGTGCTCACCATCAACACGCTGCCCACCTCCGAGAAGACCCAGTACAACGTGCTGACCGGCAACTCGGAGTGGGCGAGCAAGGTCCTGCGCATCACGGTGGGCCAGGCCCCCGTCCCCACCGACGGCCTCGACACCTACGATCCGAGCGACAGCAGCTACTCGGTCGTCGTACCGCTCAACCGCATGCTCACCGAGATGCAGAACATCAAGCGCAAGGGCGGGCGCATTTTGAATATCACCTCCATCGTCGCCTAA